The Nicotiana tabacum cultivar K326 chromosome 14, ASM71507v2, whole genome shotgun sequence genome contains a region encoding:
- the LOC107776350 gene encoding uncharacterized protein LOC107776350 isoform X2 — translation MRASLWPENSSSDSSTSISRRRNSPPHSIDQNPNCKHSCGNVFQLLTRREVSPRTKRSSKKFWGENSKCSVHSCGLKSQVARDPRQGLISWVEAESLRHFSAKYCPLLPPPRSTIAAAFSPDGKTLASTHGDHTVKIIDCQSGKCLKVLSGHRRTPWVVRFHPLYSDILASGSLDHEVRLWDAKTAECIGSRDFYRPIASIAFHAQGEVLAVASGHKLYMWHYNRRGEASSPAIILKTRRSLRAVHFHPHGAPFLLTAEVNDLDSSDSSMTLATSPANELPIMSLPFMIWPSIARGDPRMPLQQSDADMASDSTQHRADTSASVRLLTYSTPSGQYELLLSPVEPTLSPAQAQTGSSVRYTENASEPVVDPMETDVPAEERNNQFFPFSDPAYWELPFLQGWLIGQSQAGRRAIHSEHSGTTNSVSAYGEVEHPPAVPSVISNSNHPRSGRSGSRHRSSRSRAIPVVGSGDTAAPINVVHDENDSQAFMSRFQSEIATSLAAAAAPELPCTVKLRIWPYDVKAPCAPLDAEKCRLMIPHAVLCSEMGAHFSPCGRFLAACVACILPNMEADPGFHGQLHHDAMGAATSPTRHPIAAHRVMYELRIYSLEEATFGLVLVSRAIRAAHCLTSIQFSPTSEHLLLAYGRRHGSLLKSIVIDGDTTVPVYTILEVYRVSDMELVRVLPSAEDEVNVACFHPLVGGGLVYGTKEGKLRIFQFDKSNGLDRTVSCFPDEDMLEVPTYALEG, via the exons ATGAGGGCGTCACTTTGGCCGGAGAATTCAAGCAGCGATTCATCCACGTCAATTTCGCGGCGGCGGAATTCGCCGCCTCATTCGATTGACCAAAACCCTAATTGTAAACACAG CTGCGGTAACGTCTTTCAGCTGCTAACGAGGAGGGAGGTATCTCCTCGAACTAAACGCAGTTCTAAGAAGTTTTGGGGTGAGAACTCTAAATGTTCTGTTCATTCCTGTGGATTAAAAAGCCAAGTAGCAAGAGACCCGAGACAGGGTCTTATATCATG GGTAGAGGCAGAGTCATTGAGACATTTTTCAGCTAAGTATTGTCCACTGTTGCCTCCGCCTAGGTCTACTATTGCTGCGGCATTCAGTCCTGATGGGAAGACACTCGCTTCTACTCA CGGAGATCACACAGTAAAGATAATTGATTGCCAAAGTGGAAAGTGCTTAAAGGTGTTAAGTGGACATCGCAGGACTCCTTGGGTG GTTCGTTTCCATCCATTATACTCTGATATACTTGCAAGTGGAAGTTTAGACCATGAAGTTCGTTTATGGGATGCAAAAACTGCCGAGTGTATAGGATCACGTGATTTTT ATCGTCCTATTGCATCCATTGCCTTCCATGCCCAAGGGGAAGTTCTGGCTGTTGCTTCAGGCCACAAG CTGTATATGTGGCACTACAACAGAAGAGGGGAAGCATCTTCACCAGCTATCATACTAAAGACAAGACGTTCACTTCGTGCTGTACATTTCCACCCACATGGTGCCCCATTTCTTTTAACAGCTGAG GTCAATGATCTGGACTCATCAGATTCTTCAATGACGCTTGCAACTTCTCCGG CAAATGAATTGCCGATCATGTCTCTACCATTCATGATCTGGCCATCAATCGCTAGAGGTGATCCTAGAATGCCTTTGCAGCAGAGCGATGCAGACATGGCTTCTGACAGCACACAGCACAGAGCGGACACTTCTGCATCTGTCCGACTTCTCACTTACTCAACTCCTTCTGGCCAATATGAACTTTTATTGTCCCCTGTTGAGCCAACTTTATCTCCTGCACAAGCTCAGACTGGTTCTTCTGTTAGGTATACTGAGAATGCATCTGAACCTGTAGTTGATCCTATGGAGACTGATGTGCCGGCTGAGGAAAGAAACAATCAATTTTTCCCTTTCAGTGACCCTGCATACTGGGAATTACCTTTCTTGCAAGGATGGTTGATTGGCCAAAGCCAAGCTGGCCGACGAGCAATTCATTCAGAGCACAGTGGTACCACAAATAGTGTATCGGCTTATGGTGAAGTAGAACATCCTCCTGCAGTTCCGTCAGTCATTTCAAACAGTAATCATCCAAGGTCTGGAAGATCTGGTTCTCGTCACCGTTCTTCACGCTCTAGAGCGATACCTGTTGTTGGATCTGGTGATACCGCTGCTCCCATTAACGTTGTACATGATGAAAATGATTCTCAAGCTTTTATGAGTCGGTTCCAGTCAGAGATAGCTACTTCACTGGCTGCAGCAGCGGCTCCCGAATTGCCTTGCACTGTGAAACTCAGAATATGGCCTTATGATGTTAAGGCTCCCTGTGCACCGCTTGATGCTGAAAAGTGTCGCTTAATGATACCACATGCTGTGCTTTGTAG TGAAATGGGAGCCCACTTTTCACCATGTGGGAGATTTTTAGCAGCTTGTGTTGCATGTATTCTGCCTAACATGGAAGCTGATCCTGGTTTTCACGGACAACTTCACCATGATGCCATGGGTGCTGCAACTTCACCTACCAGACATCCTATTGCAGCCCATCGGGTTATGTATGAGCTACGAATATATTCCTTGGAGGAGGCAAC GTTTGGTTTGGTGCTTGTATCTCGGGCAATTAGAGCTGCACATTGTTTGACTTCAATTCAG TTTTCTCCAACTTCTGAGCATCTTTTACTTGCCTATGGGCGTCGGCACGGTTCACTTCTGAAAAGTATAGTGATTGATGGAGATACAACTGTACCCGTTTACACGATTCTTGAG GTCTACAGAGTTTCGGATATGGAACTTGTGAGAGTTCTTCCCAGTGCAGAGGATGAGGTTAACGTTGCTTGTTTCCATCCTTTGGTTGGTGGCGGCCTAGTCTATGGAACCAAG GAAGGAAAATTGAGGATCTTCCAATTTGATAAATCAAATGGTTTGGACCGTACAGTATCCTGTTTTCCTGATGAAGACATGCTCGAG GTCCCAACATATGCTTTAGAAGGCTAG
- the LOC142168846 gene encoding uncharacterized protein LOC142168846, whose translation MQAARYNLLHNDLYKRTYDDPLAKCLGLNQTQHILEEVHEGHCGAHSGEQALVRCPIWAEYYWPIMKKDASEFVKKCEQCQKYVPTIYQSGERPYSVTSLWPFIKWRMDIVGPLPPGQGAFSQVHEQEVITFIWNNIICRFVLPKETSCDNGPSSTPYHPDGNGQAKSSNKSILNIMKKKLEEAKELWPEILPEVLWAQKTTPKTST comes from the exons ATGCAAGCCGCTAGATACAACCTCCTTCACAACGACTTATACAAAAGAACGTATGACGACCCCTTGGCAAAATGCTTAGGCCTAAACCAAACCCAACACATTCTCGAGGAAGTCCATGAAGGTCATTGTGGCGCTCATTCTGGTGAACAAGCACTCGTCAGGTGCCCCATATGGGCCGAGTATTATTGGCCCATCATGAAGAAAGACGCCTCAGAATTTGTGAAGAAGTGCGAGCAGTGTCAGAAGTACGTCCCAACAATTTACCAATCAGGCGAACGCCCCTACTCTGTCACCTCTTTATGGCCATTTATTAAGTGGAGAATGGACATTGTAGGTCCACTTCCGCCGGGACAAG ggGCATTCTCCCAAGTTCATGAGCAAGAGGTGATTACTTTCATATGGAACAACATCATCTGCCGATTTGTCCTACCTAAAGAAACAAGTTGTGACAATGGGCCTAGTTCAACTCCTTACCACCCAGATGGAAACGGACAAGCAAAATCCTCCAATAAGTCAATACTAAAtatcatgaagaagaaacttgAAGAGGCAAAGGAACTGTGGCCTGAAATACTCCCAGAAGTATTATGGGCGCAGAAAACTACCCCGAAGACGAGCACATGA
- the LOC107776350 gene encoding uncharacterized protein LOC107776350 isoform X1, translating to MRASLWPENSSSDSSTSISRRRNSPPHSIDQNPNCKHSCGNVFQLLTRREVSPRTKRSSKKFWGENSKCSVHSCGLKSQVARDPRQGLISWVEAESLRHFSAKYCPLLPPPRSTIAAAFSPDGKTLASTHGDHTVKIIDCQSGKCLKVLSGHRRTPWVVRFHPLYSDILASGSLDHEVRLWDAKTAECIGSRDFYRPIASIAFHAQGEVLAVASGHKLYMWHYNRRGEASSPAIILKTRRSLRAVHFHPHGAPFLLTAEVNDLDSSDSSMTLATSPGNLRYPPPTVYLTDAHSTYRSASANELPIMSLPFMIWPSIARGDPRMPLQQSDADMASDSTQHRADTSASVRLLTYSTPSGQYELLLSPVEPTLSPAQAQTGSSVRYTENASEPVVDPMETDVPAEERNNQFFPFSDPAYWELPFLQGWLIGQSQAGRRAIHSEHSGTTNSVSAYGEVEHPPAVPSVISNSNHPRSGRSGSRHRSSRSRAIPVVGSGDTAAPINVVHDENDSQAFMSRFQSEIATSLAAAAAPELPCTVKLRIWPYDVKAPCAPLDAEKCRLMIPHAVLCSEMGAHFSPCGRFLAACVACILPNMEADPGFHGQLHHDAMGAATSPTRHPIAAHRVMYELRIYSLEEATFGLVLVSRAIRAAHCLTSIQFSPTSEHLLLAYGRRHGSLLKSIVIDGDTTVPVYTILEVYRVSDMELVRVLPSAEDEVNVACFHPLVGGGLVYGTKEGKLRIFQFDKSNGLDRTVSCFPDEDMLEVPTYALEG from the exons ATGAGGGCGTCACTTTGGCCGGAGAATTCAAGCAGCGATTCATCCACGTCAATTTCGCGGCGGCGGAATTCGCCGCCTCATTCGATTGACCAAAACCCTAATTGTAAACACAG CTGCGGTAACGTCTTTCAGCTGCTAACGAGGAGGGAGGTATCTCCTCGAACTAAACGCAGTTCTAAGAAGTTTTGGGGTGAGAACTCTAAATGTTCTGTTCATTCCTGTGGATTAAAAAGCCAAGTAGCAAGAGACCCGAGACAGGGTCTTATATCATG GGTAGAGGCAGAGTCATTGAGACATTTTTCAGCTAAGTATTGTCCACTGTTGCCTCCGCCTAGGTCTACTATTGCTGCGGCATTCAGTCCTGATGGGAAGACACTCGCTTCTACTCA CGGAGATCACACAGTAAAGATAATTGATTGCCAAAGTGGAAAGTGCTTAAAGGTGTTAAGTGGACATCGCAGGACTCCTTGGGTG GTTCGTTTCCATCCATTATACTCTGATATACTTGCAAGTGGAAGTTTAGACCATGAAGTTCGTTTATGGGATGCAAAAACTGCCGAGTGTATAGGATCACGTGATTTTT ATCGTCCTATTGCATCCATTGCCTTCCATGCCCAAGGGGAAGTTCTGGCTGTTGCTTCAGGCCACAAG CTGTATATGTGGCACTACAACAGAAGAGGGGAAGCATCTTCACCAGCTATCATACTAAAGACAAGACGTTCACTTCGTGCTGTACATTTCCACCCACATGGTGCCCCATTTCTTTTAACAGCTGAG GTCAATGATCTGGACTCATCAGATTCTTCAATGACGCTTGCAACTTCTCCGGGTAACTTGCGGTACCCTCCTCCTACTGTGTATTTGACAGATGCTCACTCCACTTACCGATCTGCTTCAGCAAATGAATTGCCGATCATGTCTCTACCATTCATGATCTGGCCATCAATCGCTAGAGGTGATCCTAGAATGCCTTTGCAGCAGAGCGATGCAGACATGGCTTCTGACAGCACACAGCACAGAGCGGACACTTCTGCATCTGTCCGACTTCTCACTTACTCAACTCCTTCTGGCCAATATGAACTTTTATTGTCCCCTGTTGAGCCAACTTTATCTCCTGCACAAGCTCAGACTGGTTCTTCTGTTAGGTATACTGAGAATGCATCTGAACCTGTAGTTGATCCTATGGAGACTGATGTGCCGGCTGAGGAAAGAAACAATCAATTTTTCCCTTTCAGTGACCCTGCATACTGGGAATTACCTTTCTTGCAAGGATGGTTGATTGGCCAAAGCCAAGCTGGCCGACGAGCAATTCATTCAGAGCACAGTGGTACCACAAATAGTGTATCGGCTTATGGTGAAGTAGAACATCCTCCTGCAGTTCCGTCAGTCATTTCAAACAGTAATCATCCAAGGTCTGGAAGATCTGGTTCTCGTCACCGTTCTTCACGCTCTAGAGCGATACCTGTTGTTGGATCTGGTGATACCGCTGCTCCCATTAACGTTGTACATGATGAAAATGATTCTCAAGCTTTTATGAGTCGGTTCCAGTCAGAGATAGCTACTTCACTGGCTGCAGCAGCGGCTCCCGAATTGCCTTGCACTGTGAAACTCAGAATATGGCCTTATGATGTTAAGGCTCCCTGTGCACCGCTTGATGCTGAAAAGTGTCGCTTAATGATACCACATGCTGTGCTTTGTAG TGAAATGGGAGCCCACTTTTCACCATGTGGGAGATTTTTAGCAGCTTGTGTTGCATGTATTCTGCCTAACATGGAAGCTGATCCTGGTTTTCACGGACAACTTCACCATGATGCCATGGGTGCTGCAACTTCACCTACCAGACATCCTATTGCAGCCCATCGGGTTATGTATGAGCTACGAATATATTCCTTGGAGGAGGCAAC GTTTGGTTTGGTGCTTGTATCTCGGGCAATTAGAGCTGCACATTGTTTGACTTCAATTCAG TTTTCTCCAACTTCTGAGCATCTTTTACTTGCCTATGGGCGTCGGCACGGTTCACTTCTGAAAAGTATAGTGATTGATGGAGATACAACTGTACCCGTTTACACGATTCTTGAG GTCTACAGAGTTTCGGATATGGAACTTGTGAGAGTTCTTCCCAGTGCAGAGGATGAGGTTAACGTTGCTTGTTTCCATCCTTTGGTTGGTGGCGGCCTAGTCTATGGAACCAAG GAAGGAAAATTGAGGATCTTCCAATTTGATAAATCAAATGGTTTGGACCGTACAGTATCCTGTTTTCCTGATGAAGACATGCTCGAG GTCCCAACATATGCTTTAGAAGGCTAG